In Fusarium oxysporum f. sp. lycopersici 4287 chromosome 4, whole genome shotgun sequence, a genomic segment contains:
- a CDS encoding cytokinesis protein, with product MSDKTRQSSGGRSLFSRSKHKDKRLTEESRYPADDAASFRSSRHKRESSAISLDRPESSDGGINQMAGVITSIPYDAVGGGSRSPIPVEYLPKGEQMPVRREPLPHHLNKNGLDFHQYPSWDGTSAQSGAHSPGRQPLGYGYGNVTMASTGRQTQYQQWGPPRGSSSHSNNPPNPRYDSYMSSNARGSADNLSIQSAMPSASSQSSYAASQHSNRDSHRFTKFPSGPPPGQSDPQGGFYFPKPDDDNVVEQMFLQLMQKRGWHNLPEQARRQMMAYPAQKKWTLLYQDRLTEWQGEQKRRQTARPNQYTATPDITTYSDEEGTPEWYVRRVMEDRLDTKGMGSLEVNLRTQQIGWVKRFVECQGQVALMTLLLKINRKTAQGPAQDNTRIDKNLDREYDIIKCVKALMNNKFGADDALIHQKVMVALASSLISPRLTTRKLVSEIITFLCTWGENAEGHLKVIQALDEVKTASGENGRFDAWMRLVEVTIDGRGKMGSLVGASEELRTGGIGMENLLMEYAVATLMLVNMIIDSPERDLELRIHIRAQFTACGIKRILTKMEEFQYELLDKQIERFRTNEAIDYEDMLERENSSIKDDVEGEVKDLTDPVQIADAIQQRLHGTKTNDYFISALQHLMLIRANDGEERLRMFQLVDSMLSYVAMDRRLPNMDLKQSLNFTVQSLLDKLHTDSEARQAQDEALESRQIAEAAMAERDEMKAQLELGADGLVAKLQKQLDEQSRFIDAQRRQADGLKAELDSMQTMRAKEAQRYELETRELYLMLRDAQDVAASKAIKSAAASASASSKTAGPEDPARMQGILDRERLMERLQMQIERQKTQYKLEGRVWGDAVGPSDRLRALREEMDDRPGTPPGGVIDEDDETEGEDGVIFEKPRIVEMKRPTIDPKQQAGLLGEIGSKVKKFDASDSEDDTTGPSHPSMETSSPITPPGDSETPKIEVTGAAPPPPPPPPPPPMPGQIPGAPPPPPPPPPPPMPGQIPGAPPPPPPLPGMLMPGGGPPPPPPPPPLPGAGGMPPPPPPPLPGAMSGHYLSRQPAFGAAPSIGLPVVRPKKKLKALHWEKVDAPETSHWAAHTPSAEAREEKYQELSKKGILDEVEKLFIAKEIKKIGIGSSSKKDDKKQIISSDLRKAYEIAFAKFSQYSVEKIVQMIIHCDPEILDNTVVMDFLQKDDLCNIPDNTVKQMAPYSKDWTGPDAKSQDRELDPSELTRQDQLYLYTAFELHHYWKSRMRALALTRSFEQEYEEINEKIRQVVTVSESLRDSVSLMNVLGLILDIGNYMNDANKQARGFKLSSLARLGMVKDDKNESTLADLVERIVRNQYPEWETFADDINGVMTAQKINIEQLQADAKKYIDNIRNIQMSLDSGNLSDPKQFHPQDRVSQIAQRIMKEARRKSEQMELYLEEMMKTYKDIMVFYGEDPADDGARRDFFAKLALFVGEWKKSREKNVQVEETRKRNEASMKRKHTAQLKLTNANAEAGPTSPSNTGAMDSLLEKLRAAAPQARDQRDRRRRARLKDRHQVRVASGQKIPDLDEIPEVEAGLKNKEEPTEDDGKVLSPGLSSPREGEDDVADRAAALLQGMRGGDGADDNDPERRETLRKARRQTAEEERRLRRRRRERATTNQSEENPDEQKEELREESKVEEGEAAKEPPKEEEAPIEDDVPTPRAATTSDGAPEEEQGEKA from the exons ATGTCTGACAAGACGAGGCAGTCCTCTGGCGGCCGGTCTCTATTCTCACGAAGTAAGCACAAAGACAAGCGCTTGACCGAAGAATCGAGATACCCCGCAGACGACGCCGCCAGTTTTCGCTCCTCGCGCCACAAACGAGAGTCGTCTGCCATTTCGTTGGATCGCCCAGAGTCTTCTGATGGCGGGATCAACCAGATGGCAGGCGTAATTACGTCGATACCCTACGATGCCGTTGGAGGTGGATCACGCTCTCCCATACCTGTCGAGTATCTGCCCAAAGGCGAGCAGATGCCAGTGCGCCGAGAACCTCTTCCACACCACCTAAACAAAAATGGCCTGGACTTTCACCAATACCCGAGCTGGGATGGGACGTCGGCACAGTCTGGTGCCCATTCCCCTGGGCGACAACCTCTTGGATATGGATATGGCAATGTTACTATGGCTTCAACGGGCCGTCAGACCCAATATCAGCAATGGGGTCCGCCTAGGGGCAGCTCTTCCCACTCGAATAATCCTCCCAACCCTCGATACGACTCATATATGTCATCTAACGCTCGGGGCTCAGCTGATAATCTGAGCATTCAGTCAG CTATGCCCAGTgcctcttctcaaagctcTTATGCTGCTTCTCAGCACTCGAACCGCGATTCTCACCGGTTTACCAAATTTCCGTCTGGCCCCCCTCCAGGACAAAGCGATCCCCAGGGTGGTTTCTATTTCCCAAAACCAGACGACGATAATGTGGTCGAGCAGATGTTCCTCCAACTGATGCAGAAGCGAGGATGGCACAATCTCCCTGAGCAGGCCAGGAGACAGATGATGGCCTACCCCGCCCAGAAGAAGTGGACGCTGCTCTATCAGGATCGACTTACTGAATGGCAAGGCGAGCAGAAGCGCCGACAAACAGCACGCCCGAACCAGTATACCGCGACTCCCGATATTACGACGTACTCAGACGAAGAAGGCACCCCTGAATGGTATGTGCGGCGAGTTATGGAGGATCGCCTTGACACGAAAGGTATGGGAAGTTTGGAGGTCAATTTGCGAACTCAACAAATTGGTTGGGTCAAGAGATTCGTCGAGTGTCAGGGACAGGTCGCTCTGATGACCTTGCTGCTTAAGATCAACCGCAAGACAGCACAGGGGCCAGCCCAGGATAACACACGTATCgacaagaaccttgatcGCGAATACGATATTATCAAGTGTGTAAAGGCGCTTATGAACAACAAATTCGGCGCCGACGATGCCTTGATTCACCAAAAGGTCATGGTAGCCCTTGCTAGCTCTCTTATATCTCCTCGCCTCACCACACGGAAGCTTGTCAGCGAGATCATAACCTTCCTATGCACCTGGGGAGAGAATGCCGAAGGTCATCTGAAGGTCATTCAGGCGCTGGACGAGGTTAAGACCGCATCTGGAGAAAATGGCCGATTTGATGCTTGGATGCGTTTGGTGGAGGTCACCATTGATGGTAGGGGCAAGATGGGAAGTTTGGTCGGTGCCAGCGAAGAATTAAGGACTGGAGGTATTGGAATGGAGAACTTGCTTATGGAATACGCCGTTGCAACTCTCATGCTCGTCAACATGATTATCGATTCGCCCGAGAGAGATCTGGAGTTGAGGATACACATTCGAGCCCAGTTTACAGCATGTGGTATCAAGCGAATCTTGACGAAGATGGAGGAGTTTCAATACGAACTCCTGGACAAACAGATTGAACGGTTCAGAACAAACGAAGCCATTGACTATGAGGATATGCTTGAGAGGGAGAATAGCAGTATCAAGGACGATGTCGAAGGCGAGGTCAAGGATCTGACTGATCCCGTTCAAATTGCCGATGCTATTCAGCAGCGTCTTCACGgcaccaagaccaacgaCTACTTCATTTCGGCTCTGCAGCATCTTATGCTCATCCGAGCAAATGATGGCGAGGAGCGACTACGCATGTTCCAGTTGGTCGATTCCATGCTTAGCTATGTTGCTATGGATCGGCGACTGCCGAACATGGATCTCAAGCAGAGTCTCAACTTCACGGTTCAAAGTCTCCTTGACAAATTGCATACAGACTCAGAAGCCAGGCAAGCCCaggatgaggctcttgagtCGCGACAAATTGCTGAGGCCGCGATGGCTGAGCGTGATGAGATGAAGGCTCAGCTCGAGCTGGGTGCTGATGGGCTGGTTGCCAAATTACAAAAGCAATTGGACGAACAATCTCGATTCATTGACGCTCAAAGAAGACAGGCAGACGGACTCAAAGCTGAATTGGATAGTATGCAAACTATGAGAGCCAAGGAAGCCCAGCGATACGAGTTGGAAACACGAGAGCTGTACCTGATGCTTCGAGATGCACAGGACGTAGCTGCTTCCAAGGCTATCAAAAGCGCTGCTGCCAGCGCCAGCGCCAGTAGCAAGACAGCTGGCCCTGAAGACCCTGCTCGTATGCAGGGTATCCTGGATCGCGAACGCCTCATGGAACGGTTACAAATGCAGATCGAGCGGCAGAAGACACAATACAAGCTTGAGGGGCGTGTTTGGGGAGATGCTGTTGGACCTTCAGACCGTCTTCGAGCCCTGCGCGAAGAGATGGACGACAGGCCTGGAACACCTCCTGGTGGCG TGATcgatgaggacgacgagactgagggtgaagatggtgTCATCTTCGAGAAGCCCAGAATCGTCGAGATGAAGCGACCTACGATAGACCCCAAGCAGCAAGCTGGCTTACTTGGTGAGATTGgttccaaggtcaagaagttCGATGCCAGTGATTCTGAAGATGATACTACCGGTCCTTCTCACCCTAGTATGGAGACTTCATCACCCATCACTCCCCCAGGTGATAGCGAAACTCCCAAAATCGAAGTCACTGGTGCTGCTCCGCCTCCTCCGCCgccacctccacctcctccgATGCCCGGTCAAATACCCGGAGctccgccgccgcctcctccgcctccgccTCCCCCTATGCCGGGCCAGATTCCTGGTGCCCCTCCGCCTCCGCCCCCCTTGCCTGGCATGCTGATGCCAGGTGGTgggcctcctcctcctccaccaccacctccgtTACCTGGTGCTGGAGGTatgcctcctccaccaccgcctcctTTGCCTGGTGCTATGTCCGGGCACTACTTGTCGCGACAACCCGCTTTCGGGGCTGCACCAAGCATTGGCCTACCTGTTGTTCgccccaagaagaagctcaaggcctTGCATTGGGAGAAGGTCGATGCCCCTGAGACCAGTCACTGGGCGGCCCATACACCTTCTGCCGAAGCCCGAGAGGAGAAGTATCAGGAGCTCAGCAAGAAAGGTATTCTCGACGAGGTTGAGAAACTGTTCATagccaaggagatcaagaagattggtATAGGAAGCTCTTCTAAGAAGGATGACAAGAAGCAAATCATCTCTTCTGATCTCCGCAAGGCCTATG AAATTGCTTTTGCCAAGTTTTCACAGTACTCTGTCGAAAAGATTGTTCAAATGATCATTCACTGCGATCCAGAAATTCTAGACAACACTGTAGTGATGGACTTTTTGCAGAAGGACGACCTCTGTAATATCCCCGACAACACAGTCAAGCAAATGGCACCGTACAGCAAGGACTGGACCGGACCTGATGCCAAGTCTCAAGACCGTGAACTTGATCCCTCGGAGCTCACTCGACAAGATCAGCTTTACCTCTACACGGCTTTTGAGTTACATCACTACTGGAAGAGTCGAATGAGGGCTCTTGCTCTTACTAGAAGCTTTGAGCAAGAGTACGAAGAGATTAACGAGAAGATCCGACAGGTTGTTACAGTATCTGAGTCGCTACGCGATTCCGTTTCATTGATGAACGTACTTGGCCTTATTTTGGATATCGGTAATTACATGAACGATGCGAACAAGCAAGCACGCGGTTTCAAGCTCAGCTCTCTTGCAAGATTGGGTATGGTCAAGGACGACAAGAACGAGTCAACATTGGCCGATCTCGTGGAGCGTATTGTACGGAACCAGTACCCTGAGTGGGAGACATTTGCAGATGATATCAACGGAGTCATGACGGCACAGAAGATCAACATTGAGCAACTTCAGGCGGATGCGAAGAAATACATCGACAATATTAGAAACATTCAAATGTCGTTGGATTCTGGTAACCTAAGCGACCCCAAGCAGTTCCATCCCCAGGACCGAGTGAGTCAAATCGCCCAACGCATTATGAAGGAAGCCAGAAGAAAATCTGAACAGATGGAGCTGTACttggaagagatgatgaagacatACAAGGATATCATGGTATTTTACGGCGAGGACCCCGCAGATGATGGTGCCCGCCGAGATTTCTTTGCCAAGCTGGCATTGTTCGTGGGAGAGTGGAAGAAGTCTCGTGAGAAGAACGTGCAGGTGGAAGAGACAAGGAAGCGTAACGAGGCGTCAATGAAACGGAAGCACACAGCACAACTCAAACTTACCAACGCCAACGCCGAGGCAGGACCCACGTCTCCATCCAATACCGGTGCCATGGACTCCCTCCTGGAGAAGCTACGTGCAGCTGCGCCGCAAGCTCGGGACCAGAGAGACCGAAGAAGGCGTGCGCGACTCAAGGACCGTCACCAGGTCCGCGTTGCGTCAGGGCAAAAGATTCCCGACCTCGACGAAATTCCAGAAGTGGAAGCTGgcctcaagaacaaggaggaACCCACCGAAGACGACGGCAAAGTGCTCAGCCCCGGCCTCTCATCACCTCGTGAAGGTGAAGACGACGTTGCCGATAGAGCAGCAGCTCTTCTACAAGGCATGcgtggtggtgatggcgcAGATGACAACGATCCCGAGAGGAGAGAAACCCTTCGAAAAGCCAGACGGCAAacagcagaggaagagagaaggcTACGAAGACGGCGAAGAGAAAGGGCGACTACAAATCAGTCAGAAGAGAACCCCGACGAACAAAAGGAAGAACTCAGGGAAGAGTCAAAAGTAGAAGAAGGAGAGGCGGCCAAAGAGCCACcgaaggaagaggaagcgcCTATAGAAGATGATGTTCCAACACCCAGAGCAGCGACTACCAGCGACGGTgccccagaagaagagcaagggGAAAAGGCATag
- a CDS encoding HUS1 checkpoint protein has product MRFRTELKNIRTFSKLTAALGSLEKIAWLRLSDDTARFTVIPDMGSQVWASLAMDFIFDGYHIQSAEAGNTINLELPLQPLQRALKSALNSISASLRLTKKDGLPVLSMTITTTTSATNPAGAAKPSGTATGDDPFDDDEMFQAEHLETSLRREHEKIITQDIPVRVLHPETVETIMQPRVREPDVHIQLPPLLQLKAISDRFTKLAMASNSGSSAHTKSPKLELSANMHGGLRLRIATETTDICSVWSNLENPELDPAQLDCPVEEHPSTKFRAGGPNHWATVRVDGKDWSRVLSVGRLEGRVIACFADDHALILYVYVPQYDDATADDSVVTYYVQSYSM; this is encoded by the exons ATGCGTTTTCGTACAGAGCTGAAAAATATTCGCACATTCTCAA AGCTTACAGCTGCACTTGGCTCTCTTGAGAAGATTGCCTGGTTGCGCTTGAGCGATGATACTGCACGATTCACCGTCATCCCAGACATGGGATCTCAAGTATGGGC GTCTCTTGCCATGGACTTCATCTTTGATGGCTATCACATTCAGTCCGCCGAGGCAGGTAATACTATTAACTTGgagcttcctcttcaaccacTTCAACGCGCCCTCAAGTCTGCGCTTAACAGTATCTCTGCTTCCCTACGCCTCACAAAGAAAGACGGTCTGCCAGTTCTTTCGATGACTATCACAACGACTACGTCAGCTACCAACCCAGCTGGGGCCGCGAAACCTTCAGGAACAGCCACTGGTGACGACCCATTCGATGACGACGAAATGTTTCAGGCAGAGCACCTCGAGACTTCATTGAGACGAGAGcatgagaagatcatcactCAGGACATACCCGTGCGTGTCCTTCATCCCGAAACAGTTGAGACTATCATGCAGCCTCGAGTACGAGAACCAGATGTCCACATTCAACTGccccctcttcttcagctcaaggccatctcAGACCGCTTCACCAAGCTTGCTATGGCCTCTAATTCTGGCTCTTCTGCTCATACGAAATCCCCAAAACTTGAGCTTAGCGCCAACATGCACGGTGGTCTACGACTACGGATCGCAACCGAGACTACAGATATCTGTAGTGTGTGGTCTAATCTCGAAAACCCAGAGCTTGACCCCGCACAGCTCGATTGTCCCGTGGAGGAGCATCCAAGTACGAAGTTTCGAGCAGGCGGTCCCAATCATTGGGCGACTGTACGTGTCGATGGTAAGGACTGGAGCCGTGTCCTTAGTGTTGGTCGCTTGGAAGGCAGGGTCATTGCCTGTTTTGCTGACGACCATGCGTTAATCCTCTACGTCTATGTGCCCCAGTACGATGATGCTACAGCGGATGACTCTGTCGTGACA TACTATGTACAGTCATATAGTATGTGA
- a CDS encoding HUS1 checkpoint protein, with translation MDFIFDGYHIQSAEAGNTINLELPLQPLQRALKSALNSISASLRLTKKDGLPVLSMTITTTTSATNPAGAAKPSGTATGDDPFDDDEMFQAEHLETSLRREHEKIITQDIPVRVLHPETVETIMQPRVREPDVHIQLPPLLQLKAISDRFTKLAMASNSGSSAHTKSPKLELSANMHGGLRLRIATETTDICSVWSNLENPELDPAQLDCPVEEHPSTKFRAGGPNHWATVRVDGKDWSRVLSVGRLEGRVIACFADDHALILYVYVPQYDDATADDSVVTYYVQSYSM, from the exons ATGGACTTCATCTTTGATGGCTATCACATTCAGTCCGCCGAGGCAGGTAATACTATTAACTTGgagcttcctcttcaaccacTTCAACGCGCCCTCAAGTCTGCGCTTAACAGTATCTCTGCTTCCCTACGCCTCACAAAGAAAGACGGTCTGCCAGTTCTTTCGATGACTATCACAACGACTACGTCAGCTACCAACCCAGCTGGGGCCGCGAAACCTTCAGGAACAGCCACTGGTGACGACCCATTCGATGACGACGAAATGTTTCAGGCAGAGCACCTCGAGACTTCATTGAGACGAGAGcatgagaagatcatcactCAGGACATACCCGTGCGTGTCCTTCATCCCGAAACAGTTGAGACTATCATGCAGCCTCGAGTACGAGAACCAGATGTCCACATTCAACTGccccctcttcttcagctcaaggccatctcAGACCGCTTCACCAAGCTTGCTATGGCCTCTAATTCTGGCTCTTCTGCTCATACGAAATCCCCAAAACTTGAGCTTAGCGCCAACATGCACGGTGGTCTACGACTACGGATCGCAACCGAGACTACAGATATCTGTAGTGTGTGGTCTAATCTCGAAAACCCAGAGCTTGACCCCGCACAGCTCGATTGTCCCGTGGAGGAGCATCCAAGTACGAAGTTTCGAGCAGGCGGTCCCAATCATTGGGCGACTGTACGTGTCGATGGTAAGGACTGGAGCCGTGTCCTTAGTGTTGGTCGCTTGGAAGGCAGGGTCATTGCCTGTTTTGCTGACGACCATGCGTTAATCCTCTACGTCTATGTGCCCCAGTACGATGATGCTACAGCGGATGACTCTGTCGTGACA TACTATGTACAGTCATATAGTATGTGA